One part of the Aspergillus luchuensis IFO 4308 DNA, chromosome 5, nearly complete sequence genome encodes these proteins:
- a CDS encoding uncharacterized protein (COG:S;~EggNog:ENOG410PN83;~TransMembrane:6 (i30-51o57-78i105-125o137-157i221-241o247-270i)) → MVEQGSYQLAGNHGPPPLPLDLREHKLHILLQWGIILLTSCIAPLVLYPSLHWGADLSLKISLSVSSAILGASTLYSLGIRTWRLFKSTSNCRPRTSESRWNFDFFHWNYLLGFVLVTIIIVVGLTEDPPSVRMTALPPSILLVQVGLTLVIVGILAKLRIRQPFAVSSMPAGAEFRPGILVIIEDVVAVDGGRGGIYRLALMERYAASLRFQRLIEDLNWFWGFGGLFMGIVLICILASVGSQTFAFGLGWTVPWIWAGVWAVITTYWVKSALREEKLTWSESQKVVEV, encoded by the exons ATGGTTGAGCAAGGCAGCTATCAGCTTGCTGGGAACCATGGCCCCCCTCCCTTGCCTCTTGACCTTCGCGAGCATAAATTACATATTCTCTTGCAATGGGGGATTATTCTCCTCACGTCCTGTATAGCACCATTGGTGCTCTATCCAAGTTTACACTGGGGGGCGGATTTATCCCTCAAGATTT CTCTCAGCGTATCGAGCGCAATCCTAGGGGCATCGACCTTATACTCCTTGGGCATACGAACGTGGCGACTATTCAAATCGACATCGAATTGCCGACCCCGCACATCTGAAAGTCGCTGGAAT TTCGATTTCTTCCACTGGAACTATCTTCTGGGGTTTGTGCTCGTCACAATCATTATTGTGGTTGGCTTGACGGAAGATCCTCCTAGTGTACGAATGACAGCTTTGCCACCGTCTATTCTGCTCGTGCAAGTTGGCCTCACACTCGTCATTGTCGGAATTCTGGCAAAGCTTCGCATACGGCAACCATTCGCAGTGTCTTCTATGCCTGCAGGTGCAGAATTTCGTCCAGGTATCTTAGTGATCATCGAAGATGTCGTTGCGGTGGACGGGGGTCGAGGCGGGATATACCGTCTCGCCCTAATGGAAAGGTATGCAGCCAGCTTACGGTTTCAACGACTAATTGAGGATCTCAATTGGTTCTGGGGATTTGGTGGGCTTTTTATGGGCATTGTTTTGATATGTATACTTGCATCGGTTGGCAGTCAGACCTTTGCGTTTGGGTTGG GGTGGACTGTCCCATGGATTTGGGCAGGTGTCTGGGCAGTCATCACGACTTACTGGGTGAAATCTGCGCtgagggaagagaagcttACCTGGTCGGAGAGCCAGAAAGTAGTGGAGGTGTAG